Proteins from one Tachyglossus aculeatus isolate mTacAcu1 chromosome 23, mTacAcu1.pri, whole genome shotgun sequence genomic window:
- the LOC119944585 gene encoding protein transport protein SEC31-like yields the protein MLLLLLLLLLLQPCSAPAAATAGACREDAHRACALARDFPHPLLGDAYRACGGFTSRLRTGARSPPPARGKGGPPRLRTASRCPSLEGGPPRLRTASLSTSLEGGPQRLRTGARLLPPPLREVHSACALPRFPPLPRRRLTQTAPGARLPSPPAPEGGPPRLRTASRYPSLVGGPPRLRTASLSLSFERGCAPRLLTGARFPPPPPAPAYCLAFPPSLERGSPRLRQARDYPPSPEGGPPRLRTDARFSPPPPGGRPPRLHTGARSPPPAREDAHRACSLTRDHPPPSRKVAHCVCALARGAPPPREAHRACALTRDFTPPPREAHRGCALERDHPFPRGRMHIAQAH from the exons atgctgctgctgctgctgctgctgctgctgctgcaaccgTGCAGCGCCCCTGCAGCGGCAACCGCCGGCGCCTGCAG AGAGGATGCgcaccgcgcctgcgcactggcgcgcgatttcccccaccccctcctgggGGACGCCTACCGCGCCTGC GGAGGATTCACATCGCGCCTGCGCACTGGCGCGCGGTCACCCCCGCCCGCGAGGGGGAAG GGAGGcccaccgcgcctgcgcactgcctCGCGATGCCCCTCCCTCGAGGGAGGCCCACCTCGCCTGCGCACTGCCTCGCTTTCCACCTCCCTCGAGGGAGGCCCACAGCGCCTGCGCACTGGCGCGCGATTACTCCCCCCGCCCCTGAGGGAAGTACACAGCGCCTGCGCACTGCCTCgcttcccccccctccctcgAAGGAGGCTGACCCAAACTGCTCCTGGAGCGCGATTAccctcaccccccgcccctgAGGGAGGcccaccgcgcctgcgcactgcctCGCGATACCCCTCCCTCGTGGGAGGAccaccgcgcctgcgcactgcctCGCTTTCCCTCTCCTTCGAGAGAGGATGCGCACCGCGCCTGCTCACTGGCGCGCGATTTCCCCCACCGCCTCCCGCGCCTGCGTACTGCCTcgctttccccccctccctcgaGAGAGGCTCACCGCGACTGCGCCAGGCGCGCGATTACCCCCCCTCCCCCGAGGGAGGcccaccgcgcctgcgcactgacgCGCGATTTTCCCCACCGCCTCCCGGGGGACGCCCACCGCGCCTGCACACTGGCGCGCGGTCTCCCCCGCCCGCGAGGGAGGATGCGCACCGCGCCTGCTCACTGACGCGCGATCACCCCCCTCCCTCGAGGAAGGTGGCACACTGCGTCTGCGCACTGGCTCGCGGTGCCCCTCCCCCGAGGGAGGcccaccgcgcctgcgcactgacgCGCGATTTCACCCCGCCCCCGAGGGAGGCACACCGCGGCTGCGCACTGGAGCGCGATCACCCCTTCCCTCGAGGGAGGATGCACATCGCGCAGGCGCACTGA